Within the Sphingobacteriaceae bacterium genome, the region CCACGTCCCGGGTGAAGGGGGCCACTACAATGCCCAGGGCGCCGGTATCGGCATCCTTCCGGGCCATGGCCGTCAACTCCGGCTCGGCGATTTCCTGGTGGGTTCCCAGGGCCGCCGTCACCTCGTGGAGGATGGCCTGGCGCTGCCCCGGATGGGCCAGCTTGTCCCGACCGCTGGAACGGCGGGGCTCGATGATCAGGCCCATAGAGTACTTTTCAATCTGCTCCCGCTGGGCCGCCGTGCCCACATTCATTAAAAAGATATGGTCCACGTACAAGGACGGACCTTCAAAGCGCAGGGCGGCCGGCCGCACTTCAGCCAGGTCGCCCACCACTTTGCCCTGCCGCAGGGAGTAGATCCACGGCAGCACCACCAGGGCCGCCAGCACCCCGGCCCACCAGGCCCCCACCAGCACCGTGGCGGCGCTGACCAGCAGGGCCGCCGCCATGGCCAGGTAGTTGCGGGAC harbors:
- a CDS encoding YIEGIA domain-containing protein, which encodes MTVQSLLFHGIALGFAAGFAARLYLLRVDYRQYPSLPHNHVSHLAFGGIAAAVGAVAVPALLEKEFTAVTFLALAATQFREIRDMERTTLQALEAYLLVPRGADYIEGIAVVFESRNYLAMAAALLVSAATVLVGAWWAGVLAALVVLPWIYSLRQGKVVGDLAEVRPAALRFEGPSLYVDHIFLMNVGTAAQREQIEKYSMGLIIEPRRSSGRDKLAHPGQRQAILHEVTAALGTHQEIAEPELTAMARKDADTGALGIVVAPFTRDVAVAIKAAANTPLLESARGSHPRWAAPVGAGPRQKAGDAGRG